AGTACACTGAGAGTATTGAGGTTTATCATGGCGTTTAGCGATAAAAGCCAAGTCTGGAAGTCGGGCTTGACCCAGGATGGGAACAGATAGGAATACATATGGCGTCAGTAAGTCACATATTATGTATTTCTATGTTGAGCTCGGATAGTGTTTTGAGGGAATGGGGTATTCTTGCCAGTTTGAATGTGACGAGATGTTATCGTATGGCATTAGACGACATGAGCAACTTTAGGTTAGGGTATGAATCCCACGATGAGCGGTTATTCTCTACACGCCCCAAACAATGCCAAAAAGACATAAAACACTTCAACTTTACAATAAAACATCTCTTGATAGAAAAACACAAGTATATGTCGGCATATGGTGAACGTTGCTCGTTAATGTTGCGTCATCGGCATTTCGGTGTATAAGTACTCTTCGCCGAATGCCTCTGCAGATTCACAACTCaatctcaacaacaccagcgATGTTTCGTTTTTCAACACGGAAATTTCCCTTCAACTTCTTATCCTCCCAGAGGCACAGTTTCAGCTCAACAGCAGCTACCAGTGCTGATTTCACCCATGCTGTGAGTCAATCTTATAACATGTTCATTCCCTGATGGATCTCATTCAGCTCATGAGGTTTATAATAGAGGCCAAACTCCATTGGACTCGCCACCATATATTACAGAAAGGACCAAAGAAAAAGGGTTAACCATGTAGCAGGTAATAGGCGGCGGTGTCGTCGGGCTTGCTGTAGCCCGCCAGCTGGCACAGAGAGATGGCACTTCGACCGTACTCATCGAGCGCCATGATGCCATCGGCACAGAGACAAGTTCTCGCAACAGCGAAGTCATTCACGCGGGTATCTACTACGGACCATCGAGCTTAAAGACAAAGCTTTGTATTCGCGGCAAGAATCTGCTCTATGAGCTCTGTGACAAACATGACATCGGCCATCGCCGCACTGGCAAATGGATCGTCGCCCAGAACGAGGACCAGCAAGAAATTCTTGAAAAGCTTCATGCCCTATGCAAGAACGAGCTCGGTGTTCCGGCGAGGTGGGTCAGCGGCGAAGAGGTGAAGAGGGATGGTGAGGGTGTCCAGGCTGCGTGTGCGCTCGAGAGTCCAACAACAGGCATCGTGGACTCGCACGGCTTGATGTTGTGTCTACAGGGCCTGTTTGAAGACGCTGGCGGTGTTGTGGCGCTCAATTCACCCGCTTCGAACATCACTCCTCTCGGATCCAAGCCCGGTAACGAGGGTTGGGAAATTGAGGTCAAAGATGCTTCCACTGGCGAGACGTCGAGTATCACGACCGAGACGCTCATCAATGCTGCGGGGCTTGGAGCGGCGGTCATTCACAATATGATAGTACCTTCTAATGAGCGTCAGAAGTTGTACTATGCCAAGGGTAATTACTTCTCATACTCGGCATCTCAACCCAAGATCTCACGACTTATTTACCCGGTGCCTGAGCCTGGCATCGCAGGTTTGGGCACCCATCTTACGCTCGATCTTGCGGGCCGTCTACGCTTCGGCCCTGATGTTGAGTGGATTGATGACCCTAGTGATCTGGCCGTCAATGCGGAACGACTGCCGCAGGCCATTAACGAGATCCAACGTTATCTACCGGGTATCGATGCCTCGGCCTTGGTAGCAGACTATGCTGGTATCAGGCCCAAACTAGCCGGTCAAGATGCTGTTCGCCAGGGCAAAGGATTCCAAGACTTTATTATcaggaaagaagaagggtaTGAGGGCTGGGTAAATCTTCTAGGCATTGAAAGCCCTGGGTTGACAAGTTCCTTAGCCATCGCTGAAATGGTGCATAATCTACTGTATGGATCTACAAAGCCATTATAAAGAAGAGACACCCAGAATTGCAAATGTCAAATTTATTACACTAAGTAGTCGTTCCCCCTTGACTGTCTCTGGGATTGTATTCGAAATAACAGTCAAGTAGACGGCACGAAGCGCAGGGAAGTCGACTAGAATGAGAACTGAAAACGCCATGAAGTTCCAACATACTCCGGTGAAATGTGCCAATGCGTATAAACAACCATCATTATTGGTCATCATTTTGGTATCAAAGCAAGATAGCAATCCCATCCCAAGGGCTCTCAAAACCTGCCTTTTTTTAAGAGACAGGTTCGACCAAGCGCCAAtttcaacttcttcttctcaacttcACCTCAACGAAATACTGGGGCAAAACTTTCTGCTCTGCACGTCG
This Fusarium poae strain DAOMC 252244 chromosome 3, whole genome shotgun sequence DNA region includes the following protein-coding sequences:
- a CDS encoding hypothetical protein (BUSCO:38208at5125) yields the protein MNSQPNDPAVPSSGEMANEQSGLPHASPQPISGSPLTGDPRHHRAPSLGEIHQVIEAEQEGQVNRLLHMIRQQQLELQRLQAANPNNQNQGSAVDDSSAIAERPGHGTPHASSSHVSIPHVPTGDSGSRSNNHRHPRSSFDLARRSRTPSRSGASPRLRSTSIGGNSEDWVLGGRDESAFYQAETQMLNRENQMLRNRIRELGGGVVGLAVARQLAQRDGTSTVLIERHDAIGTETSSRNSEVIHAGIYYGPSSLKTKLCIRGKNLLYELCDKHDIGHRRTGKWIVAQNEDQQEILEKLHALCKNELGVPARWVSGEEVKRDGEGVQAACALESPTTGIVDSHGLMLCLQGLFEDAGGVVALNSPASNITPLGSKPGNEGWEIEVKDASTGETSSITTETLINAAGLGAAVIHNMIVPSNERQKLYYAKGNYFSYSASQPKISRLIYPVPEPGIAGLGTHLTLDLAGRLRFGPDVEWIDDPSDLAVNAERLPQAINEIQRYLPGIDASALVADYAGIRPKLAGQDAVRQGKGFQDFIIRKEEGYEGWVNLLGIESPGLTSSLAIAEMVHNLLYGSTKPL